Proteins found in one Abyssibius alkaniclasticus genomic segment:
- the tagH gene encoding type VI secretion system-associated FHA domain protein TagH: MGLILNIQGSGVVPDGPSQIPMRGGALTIGRAAGNDLVLPDPDRVVSSRHCVIEERGNDYVLMDISTNGTFLNFEPGALGPVATPLNNGDIVQIGPYELRVDIQEAPAASTSDILADLAPPLADEELSPQGRAANTGDLPGFGGPGAGNDDFLGDLLGAGPAAGPKATSLSAPPPDPAPLIPDDDDILGGKGPDPFAEFGHSSEDHTASANDYFAAPEVSGGGAGFIPDDWDLDGEEEAPAPAPAPAPAPAPAPAPKAAPTPPPAPAPAAPHAAAPPPPEPLAPAPPAPPAPEVKAPDAARPAPAVAASGPVVNADLAKVFLASAGAEKVKIDDADLAAAMERAGAAYRKMVEGLREVLMTRASIKSEFRLGQTMISPDGNNPIKFSVSADQAIEAMLRPGMPGYLPADRAADEALKDIKAHEVAMMTGMQAAITSLLKKFDPASLAGRIEGKGGLFGGKKAKYWDAFEKMYGEIAAEAEDDFQNLFGKAFAEAYRSQLKKL; the protein is encoded by the coding sequence ATGGGGCTAATTCTGAATATTCAAGGCTCTGGCGTCGTGCCCGATGGCCCGTCGCAAATTCCCATGCGCGGGGGCGCACTCACCATTGGCCGCGCCGCAGGAAACGACCTTGTTCTGCCCGACCCTGATCGCGTTGTCTCGTCGCGCCATTGCGTGATCGAGGAGCGCGGGAACGACTATGTCTTGATGGATATTTCCACCAATGGCACGTTTTTGAACTTTGAGCCGGGCGCGCTTGGCCCGGTGGCAACGCCGCTGAACAACGGCGATATCGTGCAGATCGGCCCCTATGAGCTGCGCGTCGACATTCAGGAAGCGCCTGCCGCCAGCACATCCGACATTCTGGCCGATCTTGCGCCGCCCTTGGCCGATGAGGAACTTTCGCCGCAAGGCCGCGCCGCCAATACCGGCGATTTGCCGGGTTTTGGCGGGCCGGGCGCGGGCAATGATGATTTTCTGGGCGATCTGCTGGGCGCAGGCCCGGCGGCTGGCCCGAAAGCCACATCGCTGTCGGCCCCGCCACCCGACCCGGCGCCGCTTATTCCCGATGATGATGATATTCTGGGCGGCAAGGGCCCGGACCCGTTTGCCGAGTTTGGCCATAGCTCGGAAGACCATACCGCCAGCGCGAATGACTATTTCGCGGCACCCGAAGTTTCGGGGGGTGGCGCGGGGTTCATTCCCGATGACTGGGATCTGGATGGTGAGGAGGAAGCGCCTGCTCCCGCCCCGGCACCCGCCCCCGCCCCGGCCCCGGCCCCGGCCCCGAAGGCCGCGCCAACCCCGCCACCGGCCCCGGCTCCGGCAGCACCCCATGCCGCTGCACCGCCACCCCCTGAGCCGCTTGCGCCGGCGCCGCCCGCACCACCGGCCCCCGAGGTCAAGGCGCCTGACGCGGCCAGACCCGCGCCCGCAGTTGCGGCCAGCGGCCCCGTGGTGAATGCCGATCTTGCCAAGGTCTTCCTGGCATCGGCTGGCGCGGAGAAGGTCAAAATCGACGATGCCGACCTGGCCGCTGCAATGGAGCGTGCCGGTGCCGCCTATCGCAAGATGGTCGAAGGTCTGCGCGAAGTGCTGATGACCCGCGCCTCGATCAAATCCGAATTCCGGCTTGGCCAGACGATGATCTCGCCCGACGGGAACAACCCGATCAAGTTTTCGGTCTCGGCCGATCAGGCGATCGAGGCAATGCTGCGCCCCGGAATGCCCGGCTATTTGCCCGCTGATCGCGCCGCCGATGAGGCGCTCAAAGACATCAAGGCGCATGAGGTTGCCATGATGACCGGGATGCAGGCCGCCATCACCTCGCTGCTCAAAAAATTCGACCCCGCCAGCCTTGCGGGCCGAATCGAAGGCAAGGGCGGGCTTTTCGGCGGTAAAAAGGCAAAATACTGGGACGCGTTTGAAAAAATGTATGGCGAAATCGCCGCCGAGGCCGAAGATGATTTTCAGAATCTGTTCGGCAAGGCCTTTGCGGAAGCGTATCGTTCGCAATT
- a CDS encoding PAAR domain-containing protein, whose product MGQPAARVGDMHTCPMFNGPVPHVGGPVLPPGGVTCLIACVPAARSSDMCTCVGPPDVITKGSGTVMISSLPAARLGDMTSHGGAIVLGAPTVLIGG is encoded by the coding sequence ATGGGACAACCCGCAGCCCGTGTCGGCGATATGCATACCTGCCCGATGTTTAACGGGCCCGTGCCGCATGTTGGCGGGCCGGTTTTGCCACCCGGTGGCGTAACCTGCCTGATTGCATGTGTGCCCGCAGCGCGTTCAAGCGACATGTGCACCTGTGTCGGCCCGCCGGATGTCATCACGAAAGGCTCGGGCACCGTCATGATTTCCAGCCTTCCCGCTGCACGCCTGGGCGATATGACGAGTCATGGCGGCGCCATCGTGCTGGGCGCACCAACCGTTCTGATCGGAGGATAA
- a CDS encoding DUF6931 family protein codes for MTDKDPFAKLTKIDGKTAADVVRLGKLKFNTQIETPANAPVSHLIKELVAQNLLMDALKVLALALPGREAVWWGCLAVRDLMPEGKKTPHLEAAEAWVFKPTLAQKQKLRPMFEDPGGMDVAMCEAGFNVPMPDDEEKSVSPPHLVGLLVFTAQVKSHFSSKIPEEIALQGELLLARGLDIARGGSGQVEPKATKSDKAIGEADLAG; via the coding sequence ATGACTGATAAAGATCCATTCGCCAAACTGACCAAGATCGACGGTAAAACCGCCGCCGATGTCGTTCGCCTTGGTAAACTGAAATTCAACACGCAAATCGAAACGCCTGCCAATGCGCCGGTGTCGCATCTGATCAAGGAACTGGTGGCGCAGAACCTGCTGATGGACGCGCTCAAGGTTCTAGCCCTTGCCCTGCCGGGGCGCGAAGCCGTGTGGTGGGGCTGCCTTGCGGTGCGTGACCTGATGCCGGAGGGCAAGAAAACCCCGCATCTGGAAGCCGCCGAGGCCTGGGTGTTCAAGCCGACTCTGGCGCAAAAGCAAAAGCTGCGCCCGATGTTCGAGGATCCGGGCGGCATGGATGTGGCCATGTGCGAAGCCGGCTTTAACGTGCCCATGCCCGATGACGAGGAGAAATCGGTCTCGCCACCGCATCTGGTGGGGTTGCTGGTGTTTACCGCGCAGGTCAAATCGCATTTCTCATCGAAAATTCCCGAAGAGATTGCGCTGCAGGGCGAGCTTTTGCTGGCGCGCGGGCTGGATATTGCCCGCGGCGGCTCGGGGCAGGTCGAACCGAAAGCAACGAAATCCGACAAGGCCATTGGCGAAGCCGATCTGGCTGGATAG